Proteins from one Oscillatoria nigro-viridis PCC 7112 genomic window:
- a CDS encoding glycerol-3-phosphate acyltransferase codes for MPLGTIALLLAASFSLGALPLTGWAVRVFARRDLRALGTGNVGVSAAFIHGGKLAGIAAVLAEIARGMVPVLAGRFWFPDAPEIAIALLIPLVAGRYAIARGGGVTNAVWGLLVFSPPVAVSSGIWGLLVWGLAQRWWGEGDRARLFASRCGCLCTPIWVWVWRQSIPEFLAAAGLAVLLAAINFIQGDDMALSKSEQLFSLDDSLDAAICGDKAAKLSQLKRAGFNVPAGWILSQEARIGHRASGIGHRGNSDELSSIPNAVIQTLKSQIQNRMIVRSSAAGEDGNTSSAAGQYQTIGPVSTKSELLDGINRCRQSYWTAEAVAYRRQRQLPDTQMAVLIQPYIDSQIAGVMFSRNPLDGGSQVIIEALPGGAEAVVGGQCTPVHLEIDFSKPELLEKQLNELQSNSIIPQYIIAELVKQAQAIEAFFHGVPQDIEWSWDGEKVWILQSRPITNLQPFWTRTIAAEVIPGAIRPLTWSINRPLTCGVWGEIFKVVLGDRAIGLNFNETATLLGSHAYFNATLLGEIFRMMGLPEQGLEFLLRGQKMGKPPLGKILPNLPGLWRLVQRERALNAEFNGDRTSIFLPALQSLQNYQLPMPNAQCPMPDHQYLTELLERAEQIQEWLKPITYYNILGPIGLAIRKAIFRVDDDWLENDSAPEIASVRVLQQLAQKLRQAAVSQPDETVSVAHLAQTFAESPALQAEFEKWLDTYGYLSEVGTDIAVPTWREQPEIYQKLLITMAQKAETNLVEKRAKKLNFSQNSRLDKCQERAIVKNEISEIYARLLAHLRWTFLEIEACGLAMQVFQESGDIFYLEFGEIQQWIRSGASVSFQDTISQRRDRLAADRDRQIPPVVYGNLLPNSQTRAIDSATSATNILQGIPASIGRVEGFVKICRTASADLGENAIAVVPYTDAGWAPLLLGATAIIAEVGGQLSHGAIIAREYKIPAVMNISEATTRLRDGQKVRVDGYLGTVELLE; via the coding sequence ATGCCGTTGGGGACAATAGCATTGCTGTTGGCTGCTAGTTTCAGCCTGGGTGCTTTACCGCTAACGGGATGGGCGGTGCGAGTGTTTGCCCGCCGAGATTTGAGGGCGCTGGGTACGGGGAATGTGGGCGTGTCGGCTGCTTTCATTCACGGGGGGAAATTAGCGGGAATTGCTGCGGTGTTGGCGGAAATTGCCAGGGGTATGGTGCCGGTGTTGGCGGGGCGATTTTGGTTCCCGGATGCACCGGAGATCGCGATCGCGCTGTTAATTCCGCTAGTTGCGGGCAGATATGCGATCGCCCGAGGTGGAGGGGTGACAAACGCTGTTTGGGGTCTTTTGGTCTTTTCGCCGCCGGTGGCTGTTTCATCGGGCATTTGGGGGCTGCTGGTGTGGGGTTTGGCACAGCGGTGGTGGGGTGAGGGCGATCGGGCGAGACTATTTGCTTCCCGTTGCGGATGTCTGTGTACGCCAATTTGGGTTTGGGTGTGGCGACAATCAATCCCCGAATTTTTAGCAGCAGCAGGATTAGCTGTTTTGTTAGCAGCAATTAATTTCATTCAGGGTGATGATATGGCTTTATCTAAATCAGAGCAATTGTTTTCTCTTGATGACTCGTTAGATGCGGCAATCTGCGGCGATAAAGCTGCTAAATTGTCTCAACTGAAACGCGCAGGTTTTAACGTACCTGCTGGTTGGATATTATCACAAGAAGCGCGCATCGGGCATCGGGCATCGGGCATCGGGCATCGAGGAAATAGCGATGAATTGTCGTCAATTCCCAATGCAGTCATTCAAACTCTAAAATCCCAAATCCAAAATCGAATGATTGTGCGTTCTTCTGCTGCGGGAGAAGATGGCAATACCAGTTCCGCCGCCGGACAATATCAAACCATTGGGCCTGTTTCAACTAAATCAGAATTGCTCGACGGCATTAATCGCTGCCGCCAGTCTTATTGGACTGCCGAAGCTGTGGCTTACCGCCGACAGCGACAATTGCCCGATACCCAAATGGCTGTATTAATTCAGCCTTATATTGACAGCCAAATTGCGGGAGTCATGTTCAGTCGCAATCCTTTAGATGGTGGTTCCCAGGTAATTATAGAAGCTTTACCGGGAGGAGCCGAAGCTGTTGTCGGCGGACAATGTACTCCGGTTCACTTAGAAATTGATTTTAGTAAACCTGAATTATTAGAAAAACAATTAAATGAACTTCAAAGTAATTCAATAATTCCTCAATATATTATAGCAGAATTGGTGAAACAAGCGCAAGCAATTGAAGCATTTTTTCACGGAGTTCCCCAGGATATTGAGTGGAGTTGGGACGGGGAAAAAGTTTGGATTTTGCAAAGCCGCCCAATTACTAATTTGCAGCCTTTTTGGACGCGCACTATTGCAGCAGAAGTGATTCCCGGTGCAATCCGCCCGCTAACTTGGTCGATTAACCGGCCGCTGACTTGTGGGGTTTGGGGAGAAATATTCAAGGTGGTTTTGGGCGATCGCGCGATCGGCTTAAATTTTAACGAAACTGCAACTTTGCTGGGTTCTCACGCCTATTTTAATGCGACTTTGTTGGGCGAAATCTTTCGGATGATGGGATTGCCGGAGCAGGGTTTGGAATTTTTGCTGAGAGGGCAAAAAATGGGCAAGCCGCCTTTGGGGAAGATTTTGCCCAATTTGCCTGGTTTGTGGCGTCTGGTGCAGCGGGAGAGGGCGCTCAATGCAGAATTTAATGGCGATCGTACTTCTATTTTCCTCCCGGCACTGCAAAGTTTGCAGAATTACCAATTACCAATGCCCAATGCCCAATGCCCGATGCCCGATCATCAATATTTAACGGAATTGTTGGAGAGAGCGGAGCAAATTCAGGAGTGGCTGAAACCGATTACTTACTACAATATATTAGGGCCGATCGGGCTGGCTATTCGCAAGGCAATTTTTCGAGTTGACGATGACTGGCTGGAGAATGATAGCGCTCCTGAAATTGCTTCGGTGCGAGTTTTACAGCAGTTGGCTCAGAAATTGCGGCAAGCTGCTGTTTCGCAGCCTGACGAAACTGTTTCAGTGGCACATTTAGCACAGACATTTGCTGAAAGTCCGGCTTTACAAGCAGAATTTGAAAAGTGGCTTGATACTTACGGATATTTGAGCGAGGTGGGAACCGATATCGCTGTTCCTACTTGGCGAGAACAGCCGGAAATTTATCAAAAATTGCTAATAACTATGGCTCAAAAAGCCGAAACTAATTTAGTTGAAAAGCGTGCAAAAAAATTGAATTTTTCGCAGAATTCGCGATTAGATAAATGTCAAGAAAGAGCGATTGTCAAAAACGAAATTAGCGAAATTTACGCGCGGTTGTTGGCTCACCTGCGCTGGACTTTTTTGGAGATAGAAGCTTGCGGATTGGCAATGCAGGTGTTTCAGGAAAGCGGGGATATTTTTTATCTGGAATTTGGGGAAATTCAGCAGTGGATTCGCAGCGGCGCGAGTGTTTCTTTTCAGGATACAATTAGCCAAAGGCGCGATCGCCTGGCAGCCGATCGCGATCGCCAGATTCCCCCTGTAGTCTACGGCAATTTGCTGCCAAATTCTCAGACAAGGGCGATCGACTCCGCAACATCTGCAACTAATATCCTCCAGGGAATTCCCGCAAGTATCGGTCGTGTCGAAGGCTTTGTCAAGATTTGCCGCACCGCGAGCGCGGATTTAGGAGAAAATGCGATCGCAGTAGTTCCTTACACCGATGCAGGTTGGGCACCGCTGCTATTAGGAGCAACAGCAATTATCGCCGAAGTTGGCGGCCAACTATCTCACGGAGCAATCATCGCTCGCGAGTACAAAATTCCCGCAGTTATGAATATTTCTGAAGCTACAACTCGCTTGCGAGACGGTCAAAAAGTCCGAGTAGACGGGTATCTAGGCACTGTAGAATTGCTCGAATAA
- a CDS encoding ABC transporter permease, which translates to MNFIESVKMAGQTLLANKTRSSLTMIGMIVGNASVIAMIGIGEGAQKFVAGQVQSLGTNVLIVRPGVPNARRSTISSAPQTLIVEDAKAIATQVPSVQGVSAELNSSEIVRYSNKNVSSLIFGTIPEFLEVRSFEMAKGRFLTELDVKQSNQVVVLGSELAEKLFGNTNPLGEQVRIKNVSVKVIGVLAPKGTSFGTNYDNSAAVPIATMANRIVGRKSPYGLAVTSIFISIKDESQMDAAQFQVENLLRLRHKVTTEDDFTVRNQKDLMATMGAISGALTLMLTAVASISLLVGGIGIMNIMLVSVSERTQEIGLRKAIGASQQDILFQFIVEAVILSAAGGIVGTCVGIGGILLVGSFTPLQAGISPVAIVLAVSVSGAVGLFFGVVPARQAAKLDPIAALRSA; encoded by the coding sequence ATGAATTTTATTGAAAGCGTAAAAATGGCAGGTCAAACGCTGCTAGCAAACAAAACTCGCAGCAGTTTAACAATGATCGGGATGATTGTCGGCAATGCCTCAGTAATTGCCATGATTGGAATTGGAGAAGGAGCTCAAAAATTTGTAGCAGGACAAGTTCAATCCCTGGGTACAAACGTATTAATCGTGAGGCCGGGAGTTCCCAACGCTAGGCGAAGTACCATATCAAGTGCGCCTCAAACACTGATAGTAGAAGATGCAAAGGCGATCGCAACTCAAGTCCCCTCCGTTCAAGGCGTGTCAGCAGAACTTAACAGTTCCGAAATAGTTCGCTACAGCAACAAAAATGTCTCATCTCTAATTTTTGGCACGATTCCAGAATTTCTAGAAGTCAGAAGCTTTGAAATGGCAAAAGGGCGGTTTTTGACCGAACTAGATGTTAAGCAAAGTAACCAAGTTGTGGTTCTCGGTTCAGAATTGGCCGAGAAACTTTTTGGCAATACAAATCCCTTGGGCGAACAAGTGCGGATCAAAAATGTCAGCGTCAAAGTAATTGGAGTATTGGCGCCCAAAGGCACATCTTTTGGTACGAATTACGATAACTCGGCGGCTGTGCCGATCGCCACAATGGCCAATCGCATAGTCGGGCGCAAATCTCCCTACGGTTTGGCTGTCACGTCGATATTTATTTCGATTAAAGATGAATCGCAAATGGACGCGGCGCAATTTCAGGTGGAAAACCTGCTGAGATTGCGGCACAAAGTTACCACCGAAGATGACTTTACAGTGAGAAATCAGAAGGATTTAATGGCAACAATGGGTGCGATTTCTGGGGCTCTAACACTTATGTTAACTGCTGTTGCCAGCATTTCCCTATTAGTCGGCGGCATTGGCATTATGAACATTATGCTTGTGTCCGTTAGCGAACGCACTCAGGAAATTGGGCTCAGAAAGGCGATCGGCGCATCTCAACAAGATATCTTATTTCAATTTATTGTCGAAGCAGTAATTTTATCAGCCGCCGGAGGGATAGTCGGTACTTGCGTAGGTATTGGCGGTATCTTACTTGTAGGTAGTTTCACGCCCTTACAAGCTGGAATATCACCAGTGGCGATCGTCCTTGCTGTCAGTGTATCCGGTGCAGTCGGCCTCTTCTTCGGCGTTGTTCCCGCCCGCCAAGCCGCCAAACTCGACCCGATCGCAGCTTTGAGAAGTGCTTAA
- a CDS encoding ABC transporter permease codes for MDIVESVKMAVTTLMANKLRSSLTMLGIIIGNASVISMIGIGEGAQTFIEGQVNSLGSNLLFIIPGSPEAQTRPVIPPQTLVVEDAEAIASQVPSVEEVAPTLNESQLVTYRNKNVSSSIVGTTPEFLTVRSFDVGQGRFLNKLDLERQENVVALGSEAAEQLFGNTQPLGQYIRIKNSTFQVIGVMQAKGSSFGDNQDMNVYLPLTTMANRIVGRSSPYGTKVTFISVAIKDETMMQAAQFQIENLLRLRHKITKEDDFTVRNQKDLMKTLGSITGALTLMLAFVAAISLFVGGIGIMNIMLVSVTERTKEIGLRKAIGASQQDILIQFMIESVILSAAGGAIGTGFGIGGVLLVSAFTPLQASVSPVAIALAVGVSGSIGLFFGIVPAKQAAKLDPIVALRSA; via the coding sequence ATGGATATTGTTGAAAGCGTCAAAATGGCTGTCACAACTTTGATGGCAAACAAGCTTCGCAGCAGCTTGACGATGTTAGGAATTATCATAGGTAATGCTTCTGTCATTTCTATGATCGGTATCGGCGAAGGAGCTCAAACATTTATCGAGGGACAAGTTAACTCTCTGGGTTCAAACTTGCTATTTATTATTCCCGGAAGTCCTGAAGCGCAAACCCGCCCGGTGATTCCGCCCCAGACTTTAGTAGTGGAAGATGCAGAGGCGATCGCATCTCAAGTTCCTTCTGTCGAAGAAGTCGCACCAACTCTCAATGAAAGTCAACTCGTTACCTACCGCAACAAAAATGTCTCATCTTCCATTGTGGGAACTACCCCAGAATTTCTGACAGTCAGAAGCTTTGATGTTGGTCAAGGTCGATTTTTAAACAAATTAGATTTAGAAAGACAAGAAAATGTGGTTGCTTTAGGATCGGAAGCAGCAGAACAATTGTTTGGTAATACACAGCCACTCGGTCAATACATTCGCATCAAAAACTCGACTTTTCAAGTGATTGGTGTCATGCAGGCGAAAGGCTCAAGTTTTGGCGACAATCAAGATATGAATGTTTATTTGCCGCTGACTACGATGGCAAATCGAATTGTGGGTCGCTCGTCTCCCTACGGTACAAAAGTAACATTTATTTCGGTTGCAATCAAAGATGAAACTATGATGCAAGCAGCCCAATTTCAAATAGAAAATCTGCTCAGGTTGCGTCATAAAATCACTAAAGAGGATGATTTTACGGTTCGCAACCAGAAAGATTTAATGAAGACTTTGGGCAGTATTACTGGTGCTTTGACGTTGATGTTGGCTTTCGTGGCGGCAATTTCGCTGTTTGTCGGCGGCATCGGGATTATGAATATCATGCTGGTTTCTGTTACCGAACGCACGAAGGAAATTGGGCTGAGAAAGGCGATCGGAGCTTCTCAGCAAGATATCCTAATTCAGTTTATGATCGAGTCTGTGATTTTGTCAGCGGCAGGCGGGGCGATCGGCACTGGATTCGGTATCGGCGGCGTGCTTTTAGTCTCTGCTTTTACTCCCCTGCAAGCTAGTGTTTCCCCAGTGGCGATCGCACTTGCAGTCGGTGTTTCCGGCAGTATCGGCTTATTTTTCGGCATCGTACCTGCAAAACAAGCTGCTAAATTAGACCCGATTGTGGCATTGAGAAGTGCTTAA
- a CDS encoding LmeA family phospholipid-binding protein — translation MKTILSGILSVLQQNRSFGEQAIDKVAEIAIASKLDESENLSVTVNTDPIQLAQGEVEAVAVEGKGLVMQQDLRVEELQIHVKDIAVNPLTAMFGKIELNGPAFGGARAVLTESDINRAFNSEYISRKLKNLKVTVDGQLRTIDVKTIECQLLTGKIALNAEVLVQETASTVKIYFTAKPQIAAGGWAISLQDVEYPENKEFSPELTEALADKAGEVLNLRNFELEGMSLRIQQLNVEAGLLTLQAEAKVEKFPD, via the coding sequence TTGAAAACGATATTATCAGGAATTCTGAGCGTGCTTCAACAAAATAGAAGTTTTGGGGAACAGGCGATCGACAAAGTAGCCGAGATTGCTATTGCTAGCAAATTAGACGAATCCGAAAATTTGTCTGTCACAGTTAACACCGATCCGATCCAGCTAGCCCAGGGAGAAGTAGAGGCCGTTGCCGTTGAGGGCAAAGGATTGGTAATGCAACAAGATTTGCGCGTGGAAGAATTGCAAATTCACGTCAAGGATATTGCTGTCAATCCCCTGACCGCTATGTTTGGCAAAATAGAACTGAACGGGCCTGCCTTCGGTGGGGCGCGCGCAGTTTTAACAGAAAGCGATATCAACCGCGCTTTTAATTCCGAATACATCAGCAGGAAACTGAAAAACTTAAAAGTTACTGTTGACGGACAACTGCGGACAATAGACGTTAAAACTATTGAGTGCCAATTGCTAACCGGAAAAATCGCTTTAAATGCTGAGGTATTGGTGCAGGAAACTGCCTCAACTGTAAAGATTTATTTTACAGCAAAACCTCAAATCGCAGCGGGCGGTTGGGCAATTTCTCTTCAGGATGTCGAGTATCCCGAAAACAAGGAATTTTCGCCGGAGTTAACTGAAGCTTTGGCGGACAAAGCTGGTGAAGTTTTAAACTTGCGAAATTTTGAACTTGAGGGAATGTCCCTGCGAATTCAGCAGCTAAATGTGGAAGCTGGTTTGCTGACTTTGCAAGCTGAAGCGAAAGTCGAAAAATTCCCTGATTAG
- a CDS encoding DUF6658 family protein, with protein sequence MNTVTAFFKRLRIGRFLTQFLTVFMAGVLLFTSTACNSGDVRGARPENPPVQMGGMNNPHKAGGDGYTNYQMSTDPKVNQSPAKAEKNRADLSIAGDRLLASTTAESNSSKE encoded by the coding sequence GTGAACACTGTAACTGCTTTTTTTAAAAGACTGCGTATCGGTCGATTTTTGACTCAATTTTTGACTGTATTTATGGCAGGTGTGCTGCTGTTTACCAGTACCGCTTGCAATTCGGGCGATGTTCGAGGTGCTCGGCCTGAGAATCCTCCCGTTCAAATGGGAGGAATGAATAACCCCCACAAGGCCGGTGGAGATGGATACACGAATTATCAAATGTCTACTGACCCTAAAGTCAATCAATCGCCTGCTAAAGCAGAAAAGAATCGGGCTGATTTGTCGATCGCAGGCGATCGTCTTCTGGCCTCGACTACCGCTGAATCTAATTCCTCAAAGGAATGA
- a CDS encoding efflux RND transporter periplasmic adaptor subunit translates to MIVSPKTETAQVKVEDTQTVDTKAAETKIAETKTAQKQSPKKPARKPQRWAIGLVAAGLLAVPTTIYIAKSRSQPKADAIATMTVPVEAQNLTVRITSSGTVQPVQRVNLSPKGSGRIAELFVEQGDKVEAGQIVARMESRDVEAQLQQAKAREASARAKLAKIEAGNRSEDIASARARLEQAEASLAQLQAGSRVEEVAGARARLQQTQAGLQRLRAGSRVEEVSQGRARLAQAQARLADAQTGSVKQEIAQAQTQIDSSKAQAELTAQRVERNRPLVQEGALAQDKLDELIKENRTAQAKVTESQKRLQQLQENRLSQIQQLQAAVQVEQQALNQLQNGTRSEEIAKAEAEVAEAKSKLAQVENGNRPEEIAKAEAAVAEAKSQLAAQENGSRPEEIAQAKAELAEAQAQVRFQEVQLEDTKVRAPFAGIITQRYAIQGAFVTPATSASEATSATSTSIVALARDVEVLAKVPEADISQIKPGQEVEIVADAYPDKVFKGRVKLIAPEAVKERDVTLFQVRVAIDTGKESLQSGMNVDLRFVGQKLSNALVVPTVAIVTNKGQTGVLVPDEKQQPKFKAVTVGSTIGNKIQILEGAKAGDRVFTELPQGKKLEDIIKNQK, encoded by the coding sequence ATGATCGTTAGCCCTAAAACGGAAACTGCTCAGGTCAAGGTGGAAGATACTCAGACTGTAGACACCAAGGCCGCAGAGACCAAAATTGCAGAGACCAAAACCGCCCAAAAGCAGTCTCCGAAGAAACCCGCGCGCAAACCGCAGCGGTGGGCGATTGGGTTGGTTGCAGCCGGGTTGCTAGCTGTACCGACCACCATATATATAGCAAAAAGTCGATCGCAGCCGAAAGCAGATGCGATCGCCACTATGACAGTGCCGGTGGAAGCGCAAAACCTCACGGTGCGGATCACGTCTAGCGGCACGGTGCAGCCGGTACAGCGCGTGAATCTCAGCCCCAAAGGCTCCGGCCGGATCGCAGAATTATTTGTGGAACAGGGCGATAAAGTCGAAGCAGGACAAATCGTGGCCCGCATGGAAAGCCGCGATGTAGAAGCTCAACTCCAGCAAGCTAAAGCCCGCGAAGCCAGCGCGCGAGCAAAACTCGCCAAAATAGAAGCCGGGAATCGATCGGAAGACATCGCCAGCGCCCGAGCGCGCTTAGAGCAAGCCGAGGCCAGTCTCGCGCAACTCCAAGCCGGCAGCCGCGTGGAAGAAGTTGCAGGAGCCAGAGCCCGCTTGCAGCAAACTCAAGCAGGCTTGCAGCGACTGCGAGCCGGCAGCCGCGTGGAAGAAGTCAGCCAAGGGCGCGCACGTTTAGCCCAAGCTCAAGCTCGTTTAGCAGACGCTCAAACCGGCAGTGTCAAACAAGAAATTGCCCAAGCACAAACGCAAATTGACTCGAGTAAAGCCCAAGCCGAACTAACTGCTCAGCGGGTAGAACGCAATCGACCGTTAGTGCAAGAAGGTGCTCTGGCTCAAGATAAACTGGATGAACTGATCAAAGAAAATCGTACTGCCCAAGCTAAAGTAACAGAATCCCAAAAACGCCTGCAACAACTGCAAGAAAATCGGCTGTCGCAAATTCAGCAACTGCAAGCTGCTGTGCAAGTCGAGCAGCAAGCATTGAATCAATTGCAAAACGGTACGCGATCGGAAGAAATCGCCAAAGCCGAAGCAGAAGTTGCCGAAGCTAAAAGCAAATTAGCGCAAGTAGAAAACGGCAACCGTCCAGAAGAAATCGCTAAAGCCGAAGCAGCAGTTGCTGAAGCTAAAAGCCAATTGGCGGCACAAGAAAACGGTTCTCGCCCGGAAGAAATAGCTCAAGCTAAAGCTGAATTAGCCGAAGCTCAAGCTCAAGTCCGCTTTCAAGAAGTGCAGTTAGAAGATACGAAAGTTCGCGCTCCTTTTGCGGGAATTATTACCCAAAGATACGCGATCCAAGGAGCTTTTGTAACTCCGGCCACTTCGGCCTCGGAAGCTACTTCGGCCACTTCGACATCGATTGTCGCTTTAGCTAGAGATGTGGAAGTTTTGGCTAAAGTCCCGGAGGCTGATATCAGTCAAATTAAACCGGGTCAAGAAGTTGAAATAGTCGCCGATGCTTATCCAGATAAAGTGTTTAAAGGCCGCGTTAAATTAATTGCGCCGGAAGCTGTTAAGGAACGGGATGTGACGCTATTTCAAGTGCGAGTTGCGATCGACACGGGCAAAGAGTCGCTGCAATCGGGGATGAATGTAGATTTGAGATTTGTCGGTCAAAAGCTGAGCAATGCTTTAGTTGTGCCTACGGTGGCAATTGTCACTAATAAAGGTCAAACGGGTGTGCTAGTTCCCGATGAGAAACAACAGCCGAAGTTTAAAGCTGTTACCGTTGGATCGACTATTGGCAACAAGATTCAGATTTTAGAGGGTGCAAAAGCGGGCGATCGCGTTTTTACCGAACTTCCTCAAGGTAAAAAATTAGAGGATATTATCAAAAATCAGAAATAG
- a CDS encoding M10 family metallopeptidase C-terminal domain-containing protein has protein sequence MASLTPSPQFDYLEGTTQADKFNGLDGNDIIYAKSGDDYLEGDAGKDKICGDQGNDTIVGGDDDDILWGGKGSDLIAGDSGNDLIYAGAGSDTVSGGTGDDIFAIAKGSGGPTVATADYIADFGNGNDKIRLLDGLTFEDLNIQPGTNPNSTVIQDKLTGEYLAVLQGVNSDTINRNNFTTQISGNAVLDWNTTLLDAVRTASTAPPLASRNMAMVHAAIYDSVNSISKKYSPYRVSIDAPAGASEEAATAAAAHRTLVSLYPAQAGKFDAALQSSLAKIPDGKAKQDGIALGQQVADQIISLRSTDGITKVVQYTPKTEPGSWVPTPPALAAALAPQWGEVTPFAMTSGSQFRPSGPPALDSAKYAEEVNYVKEIGKSDSLTRTPDQTAIAKFWANGAGTFTPPGHWNQIAQDASALAGNSLEDNARLFALLNIAEADAAISCWDAKFQYNSWRPVTAIRQADTDNNPNTTADPQWTPLLTTPPFPEYTSGHSTFSGAADAVMSSVFGSDFGFGDKGDPSVNTLRTYENFTEAADESGMSRLYGGIHFMSANLNGLSAGRNVGNYVVQNFLV, from the coding sequence ATGGCATCCCTGACTCCTAGTCCTCAATTTGACTATCTCGAAGGAACCACCCAAGCAGACAAATTTAACGGCTTGGATGGCAACGACATAATTTATGCCAAAAGCGGAGATGACTATCTCGAAGGCGATGCAGGTAAAGACAAAATCTGCGGCGACCAAGGCAACGATACGATTGTTGGCGGAGACGACGACGACATCCTCTGGGGAGGCAAAGGCAGCGACCTAATTGCCGGCGATTCCGGCAACGATCTCATCTATGCGGGCGCAGGTAGCGATACCGTGAGCGGCGGCACAGGCGATGATATATTTGCCATTGCTAAAGGCAGCGGTGGCCCAACTGTAGCCACAGCCGACTACATCGCCGACTTCGGCAACGGCAATGACAAAATTCGATTGCTCGACGGTCTCACCTTTGAAGATTTAAACATCCAACCAGGCACGAACCCCAACAGCACCGTAATTCAAGACAAACTTACCGGGGAGTATTTAGCAGTATTGCAAGGAGTCAACAGCGACACCATCAACCGCAACAACTTCACAACTCAGATATCAGGAAACGCTGTCCTAGACTGGAATACAACCTTACTTGATGCCGTGCGGACAGCCAGCACTGCGCCTCCGCTAGCCTCCCGCAACATGGCAATGGTTCACGCAGCCATTTACGACTCTGTTAATTCTATTAGCAAAAAATACAGCCCTTACCGCGTCAGCATAGATGCACCAGCAGGGGCATCAGAAGAAGCAGCCACAGCAGCCGCAGCCCACCGCACCCTAGTCAGCCTCTACCCGGCACAAGCAGGTAAATTCGACGCAGCATTGCAATCATCTCTAGCAAAAATTCCCGACGGCAAAGCAAAACAAGACGGCATCGCCCTCGGACAGCAAGTTGCCGACCAAATTATCAGTTTGCGGAGTACAGATGGCATCACGAAAGTAGTGCAGTACACCCCCAAAACCGAACCCGGTAGTTGGGTGCCGACTCCCCCTGCCCTTGCGGCCGCGCTGGCGCCACAGTGGGGAGAAGTTACTCCTTTTGCGATGACTAGCGGTTCTCAGTTTCGCCCGTCGGGCCCGCCCGCCCTTGACAGCGCCAAGTACGCAGAGGAAGTTAACTACGTCAAAGAAATCGGCAAAAGTGACAGCCTCACGCGCACCCCAGACCAAACAGCCATCGCCAAATTCTGGGCCAACGGCGCAGGTACGTTTACCCCTCCGGGCCACTGGAACCAAATCGCCCAAGATGCCTCGGCCCTGGCAGGTAACTCCCTGGAAGATAACGCCCGCTTGTTCGCCCTGCTGAATATTGCCGAAGCCGATGCAGCTATTAGCTGCTGGGATGCTAAGTTCCAGTACAACTCCTGGCGGCCGGTGACAGCTATTCGCCAAGCGGACACGGACAACAACCCGAACACGACAGCCGACCCCCAGTGGACGCCGCTGCTAACTACTCCCCCTTTCCCTGAGTACACGTCGGGTCACAGTACCTTTAGCGGTGCGGCAGATGCCGTTATGAGTTCTGTATTTGGTTCGGATTTTGGCTTTGGGGACAAGGGAGATCCATCTGTCAACACTTTGCGAACCTACGAGAACTTCACCGAAGCGGCCGACGAATCGGGCATGAGTCGCCTTTACGGAGGCATCCATTTCATGAGTGCTAATCTAAACGGCTTGAGTGCGGGTAGAAATGTGGGGAACTATGTTGTCCAGAATTTCTTAGTGTAA
- the psb35 gene encoding photosystem II assembly protein Psb35 has translation MTDVSLTTPILVLVAGFIAAVTIGSIAWYNSKRPPGWESKERPDFVPKVDKDDLIADVSDSKRK, from the coding sequence ATGACAGATGTCAGCTTGACGACCCCAATATTAGTTCTTGTGGCTGGCTTTATTGCCGCAGTTACGATCGGCTCGATCGCCTGGTACAATTCCAAGCGTCCCCCCGGTTGGGAATCCAAAGAACGCCCTGATTTTGTACCGAAAGTTGACAAAGACGATTTGATTGCTGATGTTTCTGACTCGAAACGTAAATAA